A genomic window from Lotus japonicus ecotype B-129 chromosome 1, LjGifu_v1.2 includes:
- the LOC130727557 gene encoding ribonuclease S-1-like codes for MKNLLFLIFILSLIVLGEAQVAYQMLMLSLQWTPTVCLVNTCDAGKVASFTKKFTIHGLWPGNHYNPQPKCPQYYYNSFEPKTVSLKGQLAVNWPNMLAADDEFMFWAPEYEKHGTCMVNGGSFQQGDYFDTTLKLKWQVEAISDIRVALSSIQPNNLEPLNKILLLLRSTYNVYPQLACPWTQKNTLAEVRFCFDKFTLQLINCQNTIVVCGTGSGGTDIMIPG; via the exons ATGAAAAATCTTCTGTTCTTGATTTTTATCCTCTCTCTTATTGTGCTAGGAGAAGCACAAGTTGCATATCAAATGCTGATGCTGTCTCTTCAGTGGACACCAACTGTCTGTTTGGTTAATACATGTGACGCTGGAAAAGTAGCAAGTTTCACCAAAAAATTTACTATACATGGTTTGTGGCCTGGAAATCACTATAATCCCCAGCCCAAGTGCCCACAATACTATTATAACAGCTTTGAGCCCAAA ACTGTTAGTTTAAAAGGACAACTGGCCGTTAATTGGCCAAATATGCTTGCGGCTGACGATGAATTTATGTTTTGGGCGCCGGAGTATGAAAAGCACGGAACATGTATGGTAAACGGTGGCAGTTTTCAGCAAGGGGACTATTTTGATACTACTCTGAAGCTGAAGTGGCAGGTTGAAGCCATTTCTGACATCCGAGTGGCATTGAGCAGTATTCAACCAAACAATTTGGAGCCATTAAACAAGATTCTGTTACTTCTCCGGTCCACATATAATGTTTATCCTCAGCTTGCGTGTCCCTGGACTCAGAAAAATACTTTAGCCGAGGTCCGATTCTGCTTTGATAAGTTCACATTGCAGCTCATCAATTGTCAGAACACAATTGTAGTTTGTGGCACTGGCAGCGGTGGCACCGATATAATGATTCCAGGATGA
- the LOC130727555 gene encoding F-box/kelch-repeat protein At3g23880-like, whose product MASPSSARACLSVSDAPPYSVRSSMSSDGASPPEAASVSTIEIQIQTLHIDMDRDLIIEILLRLPVKSIVRFKAVCKLWRSLISDPLFASLHFQRAAPSLLFADSHAIRTIDLEGPLQSHRVSQPINCHFLSNYHDLSSSKHGNRISIEGSCRGFLLITWISNIGYGHPWNDSLYLWNPSTHVHKPIPSSPVVDTNVFSHLFGFGYDSSTDDYLVVRVPVTDCYQPTHLPDVQFFSLRANMWKYTEGVDLPPLTTIDLCHGLLFNEAIHWAVSNWVDGVTNMFIIAFDLMEKRLLEIPMPHGLLFPGFSLWVHGRFLSLSILQRDGTCEIWVMKKYKVLTSWTKTVLSTGSFHFPICSTKGGDIVLHSGTKVKKYSDEGVEQEEQLEYPNHCGLLDASVPIYTESMLSLPDVSD is encoded by the exons ATGGCCTCCCCGAGTTCAGCCCGTGCCTGCCTCTCAGTTAGCGACGCGCCGCCTTACTCTGTCCGTTCATCCATGTCCTCTGACGGTGCGAGTCCGCCGGAAGCCGCGTCTGTGTCTACCATCGAG atTCAGATTCAAACACTGCATATTGACATGGATCGAGATTTGATAATTGAAATCCTTTTGAGGTTGCCGGTGAAGTCTATTGTACGATTCAAGGCTGTGTGCAAGTTATGGAGATCTCTCATATCCGATCCCCTCTTTGCATCATTACATTTTCAACGTGCTGCTCCTTCACTCCTTTTCGCTGACTCTCATGCCATTCGAACCATTGACTTAGAGGGACCGCTTCAATCTCATCGTGTTTCTCAACCAATCAATTGTCACTTTTTGTCTAATTATCATGATTTATCGTCGTCTAAACACGGTAACCGTATTTCGATTGAAGGTTCGTGTAGAGGCTTTCTGCTAATCACCTGGATTAGTAATATTGGTTATGGGCACCCGTGGAATGATAGTCTCTACCTGTGGAATCCATCCACACATGTCCACAAACCAATACCATCATCTCCTGTTGTTGACACCAATGTTTTTAGTCATCTATTTGGATTTGGTTACGATTCCTCGACAGATGACTACTTGGTGGTTCGAGTGCCCGTTACGGACTGTTACCAACCTACTCATTTACCAGATGTGCAGTTTTTCTCATTGAGAGCTAATATGTGGAAATATACCGAGGGTGTTGATTTGCCTCCCTTGACCACTATTGACCTTTGTCATGGATTGCTCTTTAACGAGGCTATTCACTGGGCGGTTAGTAACTGGGTCGATGGTGTTACGAACATGTTTATTATTGCCTTTGATTTAATGGAAAAGAGACTCTTAGAGATACCCATGCCTCATGGTCTTCTTTTCCCTGGTTTTTCTTTGTGGGTGCATGGAAGATTTTTAAGTCTATCAATTTTGCAGAGAGATGGTACATGTGAAATATGGGTTATGAAGAAATACAAAGTACTGACATCTTGGACCAAGACTGTTCTATCTACGGGGAGCTTTCACTTCCCAATATGCTCTACAAAAGGTGGTGATATTGTTTTACATTCTGGAACAAAAGTGAAAAAGTATAGTGATGAAGGAGTAGAACAAGAAGAACAACTAGAGTATCCGAACCATTGTGGTTTACTAGATGCATCAGTGCCCATATATACAGAGTCAATGCTTTCACTCCCTGATGTTAGCGACTGA